One part of the Borrelia coriaceae genome encodes these proteins:
- a CDS encoding DUF1322 family protein, which translates to MSRKAILNEYFNYLKYLRSEDCKYYFPVLMGVCTFDEVKRFRYSELLEINKIANFKLKKEMYENFLITSL; encoded by the coding sequence ATGAGTCGTAAAGCTATTTTAAATGAGTATTTTAATTATTTAAAATATTTAAGAAGCGAGGATTGCAAGTATTATTTTCCCGTTTTAATGGGGGTTTGTACTTTTGATGAGGTTAAGCGATTTAGGTATTCTGAGCTTTTAGAAATTAATAAGATTGCCAATTTTAAGCTTAAGAAGGAAATGTATGAAAACTTTTTGATTACAAGTTTATAG
- a CDS encoding DUF1473 family protein yields MRYKLKILTALKTYEYMLRDIPMYDWDSILGFDSSQETLRRELNSLPVLKRISSLMISQSFFDEFYEILSANREHSFLYKYQLPTILFAVQYSLVEKLAGLKEPSLVYIESFQDSSGTFVKYPHIDDRWNYDDLVSRKE; encoded by the coding sequence ATGAGATATAAATTAAAGATTTTAACTGCTCTTAAGACTTATGAATATATGTTAAGGGATATTCCTATGTATGATTGGGATTCTATTTTAGGATTTGATTCAAGTCAAGAGACTTTAAGACGAGAACTTAATAGTTTGCCTGTACTTAAGAGAATAAGTTCTTTAATGATCTCACAGTCTTTTTTTGATGAATTTTATGAAATTCTTAGTGCTAATAGGGAGCATTCATTTTTATATAAATATCAGCTTCCTACCATTCTTTTTGCTGTTCAGTATTCTTTGGTAGAAAAGCTAGCAGGACTTAAGGAACCCAGTCTGGTATATATTGAGAGTTTTCAAGATTCTAGTGGGACTTTTGTTAAGTATCCTCATATTGATGATAGGTGGAATTACGATGATTTGGTATCACGTAAGGAGTAG
- a CDS encoding DUF1463 family protein encodes MKDYYSLDLVFFSFAGVLIEGGKLQYSTSPNVMATASTEERNIPIPSFRDPRTITHIFNLEITKGSFDYKVLTRLSNEQFYYAATKKDKLKSLVFNDQMGLKIISNSAFFSEVPSRSYTSTSDAVNFIIHAINCEIERT; translated from the coding sequence ATGAAAGATTATTATTCATTGGACTTGGTATTTTTTAGTTTTGCAGGTGTTTTAATAGAAGGGGGTAAGTTACAGTATTCAACCTCTCCAAATGTTATGGCAACTGCTAGTACTGAGGAGAGAAATATTCCCATTCCAAGCTTCAGGGATCCTAGAACTATTACTCATATATTTAATCTAGAGATTACCAAGGGTTCATTTGACTATAAGGTTTTAACTAGACTTAGTAATGAGCAGTTTTACTATGCTGCTACTAAAAAGGATAAGCTTAAATCATTGGTATTTAATGACCAGATGGGGCTTAAGATTATTTCTAATAGTGCATTTTTCTCTGAAGTTCCAAGCCGCAGCTATACAAGTACTAGTGATGCTGTTAATTTTATAATTCATGCAATCAATTGTGAGATTGAGAGGACTTAG
- a CDS encoding DUF787 family protein, with the protein MPQDTINVNLIEDTMRLDSIGYYNPLLIYKSEVLNEEHFVLNVSNFRETLSSLEIKREFASDDEKLRTAAIDRKLLADGFIDFFNEEGLKSCSFYVYKDIKKIVDFLKKNIHPFVVFVGVVKEIWKRDYDAIKGLVKFVVFSTHRKELPEFLEVLPVSQRDGFILIYDSGDDHLHLKFTAKYLHEASVFHATNPYGMTLKAQPIYDATLINFLRRSNINFYTLLNETGRDGVLAFKEGVDCSGKPIDEAFTYYFLKNESTRELIRIWNKNNRQNSKLSQLKFSDGKPNAYTAGLECLFKEFKERGLIVSFGDIKFKLQAENILGLSLSIRIKYNDSFKSVVLNISSDDINDYLRREAD; encoded by the coding sequence ATGCCACAAGATACAATTAATGTCAATTTAATTGAAGATACAATGAGATTGGATAGCATTGGTTATTATAATCCTTTGCTTATTTATAAAAGCGAGGTTTTAAATGAGGAACATTTTGTTTTAAATGTTTCAAATTTTAGAGAAACTTTAAGTTCTCTTGAGATTAAGAGAGAATTTGCGTCTGATGATGAGAAGCTTAGAACAGCTGCTATTGATAGGAAGTTGTTAGCAGATGGTTTTATTGATTTTTTTAATGAAGAAGGACTTAAGTCTTGTAGTTTTTACGTTTATAAAGACATAAAGAAGATAGTTGACTTTTTAAAGAAGAATATACATCCATTTGTGGTTTTTGTAGGAGTTGTAAAAGAAATTTGGAAAAGGGATTATGATGCTATTAAAGGGCTAGTTAAGTTTGTGGTATTCTCAACTCATCGCAAAGAGTTGCCTGAGTTTTTAGAGGTTCTGCCTGTAAGCCAGAGGGATGGATTCATTTTGATTTATGATAGCGGTGATGATCATTTACATCTTAAGTTTACAGCTAAATATTTGCATGAGGCTAGTGTTTTTCATGCAACAAATCCTTATGGCATGACACTTAAAGCTCAGCCCATTTATGATGCGACTTTAATTAATTTTTTAAGACGTAGTAATATTAATTTTTATACTCTTTTAAACGAGACTGGTAGAGATGGCGTTTTGGCTTTCAAAGAAGGGGTAGACTGTTCAGGTAAGCCAATTGATGAGGCATTTACATATTATTTTTTAAAAAATGAATCAACACGTGAGCTTATTCGTATTTGGAACAAGAACAATAGACAAAATAGTAAGCTTAGCCAGTTAAAATTTTCTGATGGAAAGCCTAATGCTTATACTGCGGGGCTTGAATGTTTATTTAAAGAATTTAAAGAAAGAGGACTTATTGTATCTTTTGGAGATATTAAATTTAAACTTCAAGCAGAGAATATTTTAGGTTTAAGCTTGTCTATTCGTATTAAATATAATGACAGCTTTAAGAGTGTGGTTTTAAACATAAGTAGTGATGATATTAATGATTATTTAAGAAGGGAGGCTGATTAA
- a CDS encoding DUF764 family protein, protein MLISLYESQNFLIKIFISFKNYLKQYSLRAEIINSYNRLYLSDLDGNHSYLIVIEPKGFDCLEPRVLRSGSFYSSVNEFGLKFNLFFWGFVGDLDEHKIYVHLYKIYEYFLDFLHDNSYKFKFLKPLEGKYNLSLNYYLKSTGDLVDSGISNISWNAKRAIWGLSQPYRAEIQAIEVES, encoded by the coding sequence GTGTTGATCAGTTTATATGAGTCACAAAATTTTTTAATAAAGATATTCATTTCTTTTAAGAATTACTTAAAACAATATTCTCTAAGGGCAGAGATTATAAATTCTTATAATCGTTTGTATTTAAGTGATTTAGATGGCAATCATTCTTACCTTATAGTAATAGAACCTAAAGGTTTTGATTGCTTAGAGCCACGTGTTTTAAGGAGTGGAAGTTTTTACTCTAGTGTGAATGAATTTGGGTTAAAGTTTAATCTGTTTTTTTGGGGATTTGTGGGAGATTTGGATGAACATAAGATATATGTTCATCTGTATAAAATTTATGAATATTTTTTAGATTTTTTACATGATAATTCCTACAAATTTAAGTTTTTAAAGCCATTAGAAGGTAAATATAATTTGTCTTTAAATTATTATCTAAAGTCCACAGGTGATTTGGTAGATAGCGGTATTTCTAATATTTCTTGGAATGCTAAAAGAGCAATTTGGGGGTTAAGTCAGCCTTACAGAGCAGAAATACAAGCTATTGAAGTTGAAAGTTAG
- a CDS encoding DUF3890 domain-containing protein: MDNVDLDKIYARVLDLLMLKSEDLKLREFNLYVELLEDVLLSNGLGLRDLSVSKVFLLIYYFLGCELKKRDRLLHFDFNKVKAERLNEISVEYSDYCLNHEALNKDFCVAFNNLLEDIKACKRISIGVV; encoded by the coding sequence ATGGATAATGTGGATTTAGATAAAATTTATGCTAGGGTACTAGATTTACTGATGCTTAAGTCTGAGGATCTCAAGCTTAGAGAATTTAATTTATATGTTGAATTGCTTGAGGATGTTTTGCTTAGCAATGGTTTAGGACTTAGGGATTTAAGTGTGAGCAAGGTATTTTTGCTTATCTATTATTTTCTTGGTTGTGAACTTAAAAAAAGGGACAGACTTTTGCATTTTGATTTTAATAAGGTTAAGGCTGAGAGATTAAATGAGATATCTGTGGAATATTCAGATTATTGTTTAAATCATGAAGCTTTAAATAAGGATTTTTGTGTTGCTTTTAATAATCTTTTAGAAGATATTAAGGCTTGCAAAAGAATATCAATAGGAGTTGTCTAA
- a CDS encoding DUF228 domain-containing protein, with the protein MPEKSGVAAAKLPDASNKQVSVLAKLKSYSTYPAVFDKSSQFGASNIYFAHRGGLQYSIADKLENYQAVDFCYKCGVKLVVDDYMSLRVALGGGSELYGVCVDYDDFSKTATVISRTSSFECILMSTASVKLGDKLVFDDKGILTKIKSDATYMHAIALSDALEFSDKPGAYGAKVMLISKPVV; encoded by the coding sequence ATGCCAGAGAAAAGCGGGGTAGCTGCAGCTAAGCTACCAGATGCAAGTAATAAGCAAGTATCAGTATTAGCAAAACTTAAAAGTTATAGCACATATCCAGCTGTGTTTGATAAGAGCAGTCAGTTTGGAGCATCTAATATTTATTTTGCTCATAGGGGAGGGTTGCAATATTCCATAGCAGATAAATTAGAAAATTATCAGGCTGTTGATTTTTGCTATAAATGTGGGGTCAAGCTGGTCGTTGATGATTATATGTCGCTTCGTGTAGCACTTGGTGGTGGTAGCGAGCTTTATGGGGTTTGCGTAGATTATGATGATTTTAGCAAAACTGCAACTGTTATATCACGTACTAGTAGTTTTGAATGCATTTTAATGTCAACTGCTAGTGTTAAGTTAGGCGATAAGCTGGTTTTTGATGATAAGGGAATACTTACAAAGATCAAGTCTGATGCTACTTATATGCATGCAATAGCTTTAAGCGATGCTTTGGAATTTAGCGATAAACCTGGAGCTTATGGTGCAAAGGTTATGCTTATAAGTAAGCCTGTCGTGTAG
- a CDS encoding DUF1357 family protein → MVKADVDVLDELKRDASVNENLSSANSTAKSTTNGDINISDAKASDSDLLAKAVWITRLADDNLSLSYNTQELLSAGHSLVKVLDIQVCELIKKYVDEKQILAVAGSLDVLNLSSNVKDILLRLANANIDSFKNSNNSYSLMTFNKGNLKEVLNLRNTNSVIRDYKDLRQAMINEWTQIRKEFYSA, encoded by the coding sequence ATGGTTAAAGCTGATGTAGACGTTTTAGATGAACTTAAAAGAGATGCCAGTGTTAATGAAAATTTAAGTAGTGCTAATAGTACTGCTAAAAGCACCACTAATGGTGATATCAATATTAGTGATGCTAAAGCTAGTGATTCTGACTTATTAGCTAAAGCTGTTTGGATAACTAGGCTTGCTGATGATAATTTAAGTTTAAGTTATAATACGCAAGAGCTTTTAAGTGCCGGGCATTCATTGGTTAAGGTTTTAGATATTCAAGTATGTGAGCTTATAAAAAAATATGTTGATGAGAAGCAGATATTAGCCGTTGCAGGTAGTCTTGATGTTTTAAATCTAAGCAGTAACGTTAAAGATATACTATTAAGACTTGCAAATGCCAATATTGATTCATTTAAAAACAGTAATAATTCATATAGTTTAATGACATTTAATAAGGGTAATTTAAAGGAGGTATTAAATCTTAGAAATACAAATAGTGTAATTAGAGATTATAAAGATTTAAGACAAGCAATGATTAATGAGTGGACACAAATTAGGAAAGAATTTTATAGTGCTTAA